ATCCATTAGAGAGAATACAGGTCCATCTTCTACCATTTCTCCTAACAATCGATTCGCTTCTGCATACCCAATGTGTAATGAATTGGGGAGTGGATCATATTTATCCAATAGGGAAGTAAAATCATTTTGTAAACATTGTGTGAATAAGATGGCAGATTCTGAATTCATGAACAAAAGGATTGACATACTTCAAAATAAATCGAGAATTTATTTCTTAAATTTTGGAGGGGATATGAAACTTGTTTTGGTATTATTACTAGGTGTTGTGATGACTTTTGGAATTACTGCAGGTGAAGTTGGATCCGATTGTACATTCAAAGGAAAAAAATTAGCAGGTAAAGTGCAGTTTGTGACAAGTTTTCCAGACTTTAAGGTACAAATCGTGGACAGTTTTCCCGACCTAAAGGTAAAAAAGGTAACTAGTTTTCCATCCGACTGCGGCCAGTGGCAAGAGGTAACATCTTTCCCAGATTTTAAAGTCCAAATCGTAACCAGTTTCCCTGACTTCAAAGTGAAATATGTGGATTCATTTCCTGGAGTACCGTAAACTCCCTTCTAACGGATAAACAGAATTTCGGTTCATCAAGTCCAAAGACAAATTAAAGAAAGCTTTTGCTTTTAAGGTTTGTTTCGTACAATTTGTTCGGTTTGGATTACAGACTGGATCTTCTGCATAAGGGGGCACCATTTGAAAGATAAATTGGGTGTCTCCATCTACACTTTGGTAAAGGATTTTTTCTTCATCGATCCAACCACATGCACTTCCATAGGCAAAATATGTACTTCCTGACTTTACATTGGGTGCGAGGAGATTTTTTCCAAATCCTGAAAAATATGTTTTTTTACCAATCACTCCTAAGATGGTAGGTAATACATCCAGCTGAGATGCGATTCTTTCATCTAACTTAGGTTTAATGTACTTTGGCGCATATAATAAAAATGGAACCATACGATCCTCAAAATATGACAAATAGCGATGGTGGGTATGGTCACCAACAAATACAAATAAGGTATCTTCATAGTATTTTCTTTTTTGGATTTCCTTCATAAATACTTCTAAAGCCGCATCTGAATAATGGTATGTGTTTAAATAATCAAAGTCAGTGACACTTTGATCATATATTTCAAATTTTTTATCTGGAACTTTATAAGGATAATGTGTTGTCATCGTAAGGATGGTCATTAGAAAAGGTTTGTTTCCTTTTTCGTAAGTATCCATGGTTTCAAGTGCTTTGGAGTACAGATGTTCATCATCATACCCCCAGGCACCGATTTTGTATTTTCCATCTTTTCTAAAATCCTCTTTTCCTATCAAAGTTTTGAAACCAAAGTGAGGTAAAATCGTTGCTAAACTATCAAACTTTAAATCATCTCCTGTGATAAAACCTGTTTCGTAACCTAACTCTGAAAAAATATTTCCAATCGCTGAAAAGTTACTTAAGATTTGAGGTGTTCGAATGGCTGTAAGGCCTGGTCTGTCTGGGATACTTGTTAATACTGAAAGTAATGCGTTACTCGTCCGGCCACCATTGGCATAAAATTTTTTAAAACTATGTCCTTTTTTCGCCAATTGGTTGTAATACGGCGTAACTTCTTTTCCTAAAAAATAACCATCCGACATTGGCCAAACAAATTTTCCAGTCCAAGATTCTTGGATCACCAGGACAATGTTAGTAGGTTTTTTCCCTGGAGTTTCATTGATTTTTCGTAATAACGGAAAATCGGGATCATTTAAAAATACAGAACCTTGAAATTGAATTTCCTCTTTTACTAACGAAAGCATATCTGTTTCACTCATTTTGAGATGTTTGGGTATGGATTGGCTTTTAAAATCATTGATTGTAGTATAAATTCCATTTAACGCAATTTGATTGATAAGTGCATCATCAGAAATGATTGCTTCACTTGCTCTTAGTGGTGATTCCTGAGGACCACCTCGAAGCCCTATGAAAAAAAACAAAATCCATAGAATTGATTTAGAAAGAGTGTATCTTGTTGGTTCGGTTTCATTACCCTGGTAGCCAATCTTTTTTTTAAGATACCAATACCGAATACCCATAACGTAAAGAAGGATTACTAGTATAAAGGATAGAATTTTGAAGGGTGCTTCTGACCATACGGAGCTGACCAAGACATCTAAATCACCTAAAAATACAATTGCCTCGTATCCAATATGTTTATTTGCATTTTCAAAATACAATAAATCAACAAATAAATGTAATACGCAAAAAGGATAAAGAATAAGTGGTGTGATAGTCCATAAATTTTTTAAAAATTGATACCTTGATGCAAATTCCCAAATGGATAGAATATAAAAACCAACTAACGTTATCGAGATGGTAACTAAATCAAATCTAAATCCTATTAGGAATGCTTTTAAGATTAATAAAGTATTGATGTTTTCAAGTCGGTAAGAATAAACTAAGAAAAATAAAAGTCGATGAAGGAATAAGGTTAAAAATCCAAAACTTATATAGGTTAAAAAAATACGGTCAGAAAATCTTGGTTTGAAAAACAACTTCACCATAAAAAAAGAATTTGTGAATCAACAAGTTGGTCAATTCACTTACGTTCTTTCTGTTGATTTATTTTCGCTATTCTTCAATTTTGATCCTACTCACATGAAGCCGATCCAAAAAATACTTATCGCCAATCGTGGTGAAATTGCTGTACGAGTCATTCGCACTGCTAAAAAAATGGGGATAAAGACAGTTGCAGTTTATTCTGATCCCGATTCTCAGAGTTTGTTCGTTTTAAGTGCCGATGAGGCTTATCCTTTGGGTGGGACAGATGCGCGTTCATCCTACTTAAATGTCGACAAAGTGATCGAAGCTTGCCTAACAACAGGAGCAGATGCAGTCCATCCTGGGTACGGATTTTTATCCGAAAATACCGTATTTGCCAAAAAATTAGAAGAACATGGTATTCGATTTATAGGTCCCAAACCACATTCTATTGAAGCAATGGGTGATAAGATCGGCTCACGCATATTAGTTGCTAAAAGTGGGGTACCAGTTGTCCCAGGGTATGAAGGTGAATCCCAAGAGATGGCTGTTTTTAAAAAAGAAGCAGAGAAAATTGGATACCCAGTGATGGCTAAGGCAAGTGCTGGTGGCGGTGGGAAAGGTATGAGGCGTATCAATTCCCCTGAAGAGTTAGAAGCGGGAATTTTATCTGCAAAAAGAGAAGCAATGTCTGCCTTTGGTGATGATCGTATCTTGTTAGAAAAATACATTGTGAATCCAAGGCATGTTGAGTTTCAGATTTTTGGGGATACAAAAGGAAACATCATCCACCTTCATGAAAGGGATTGTTCCTTACAAAGACGACATCAAAAAGTAGTAGAAGAAACACCTGCACCCAATTTTTCTCCTGAACTAAAATTGAAAATGGCAAATGCCGCAGTTATGGCTGGAAAATCAGTACAATATGAAGGTGCTGGTACCGTAGAATTTATATTAGGTGAGACGGGTGAGTTTTATTTTTTAGAAATGAACACACGTTTACAGGTAGAACATCCTGTCACCGAGATGACAACGGGTCTTGATCTTGTGGAATGGCAAATCCGAGTCTGCCAAGGAGAACCACTTCCAATCCTACAACCACCACCTCAAAACGGACATGCAATCGAAGTGAGAATTTATGCAGAAGATCCAAAAGAGGGTTTTTTGCCGTCCATCGGAAAAATCCACCACTTATCTTTTCCCACAAGAGAAGACTTACGAATTGATTCCGGAGTTGTAACGGGTTCTGAAATCACAATGTTTTATGATCCTATGATTGCAAAACTAATTGTTTGGGGAGAAGACCGGCAAACTGCCATTCAGCGACTCATCGAATATTTATCTGAAACAATTGTGTTTGGTCCAAAAACTAATTTACAATTTTTGCAAAAATTAGTTTCGACAGAGGACTTTTCGCAAGGAAAGGTCTCAACTCATTTTATAGCAGACAACGAAGTTGAACTATTAAAAGAAACAACAAAAGATGAACTCAAATTCGCATTAGCTGGTCTTTTTTTCTCTTCAACACAAACCATCGATCCATGGAAGGTATGAGGTATATTAATGGATTTTTTATTTGAATCAAAATCAAAACCCACATCTGTTTATGTTAGTGGAAACCAAATCCGTGTTCGGATGGGAAATCAATATTATCAATTTGATGGAACTACACTTGTTGAAGGTTGGAAACAAAAAGACCAAAATTTGCCATCTGTCCAAATGAAGGATGGTTCTATTTTAAAATTTCTTAAAATCAGAAATGAGATATTTTTCCATTGGAAAGGGGAAACATGGAATACAAAACTCACAGAAAGATCTTATGAGATAGCAGGGCAAACTTCACCTGAGATCAAAAGCCCAATGCCTGGAAAAGTAGTGCAAATTTCTACTTCGATCGGAAGCGAACACAGTGTAGGGGAAACATTGTTAATTTTGGAAGCAATGAAAATGGAAAATGCCATCAAAGCACCTTACCCATGCCGTGTGGAAGAGATTCGAAAACAACAAGGGGAGCTTGTCCAACAAGATGAGGTCCTCCTCATTTTACACAGAATCGAAGCGGAAAAAACATAATTTTCCGAATCTATTTGACATATTTTTCAAATTTCCCACCATAAGGCAGTTTCTTTGGCGAATAGGTAGAGAATGTACAATTCTATTTTGAGAAGTTTTATACTTCTGTTATTTTTTTCCCTGGTTTCGGGTGTTTCTGCACAGGACAGACAACCTCGAACCGACCTTCCGTTTGAAATCTCTGAAAAAAAGAGATTGAGTGAACGTGACTTTAAGAATAAAAAAGAAGGTAGTTACTTCACTGGACTCCCTCTCATCAACTCGGATCCCAACGTAGGGATCGGGTATGGCGCGAGAGTATTGTTTTTTTACAATGGGACTAGAACTTCCCCTTTGTTTGAATACACTCCGTACCGAGTGAGGATTTTTGCGCAGTATTTTAATACGACAAAAAGAGCACCTTACCACCAACTGAGTTTGGATGCGCCTTATATTTTTGACACCAAATGGCGATTACGTGCTGATTTGGTTTATGAACGAAATCCAAACTCTTTATATTTTGGAATAGGGGAAGGAACACTCCAACCACTTTCGTACTTAGAACGAAACGATCCCAATGGTCGGATTCGTAGGAATGCACCTTTTTCTGACTATGAAGACAATTTGAGTTTCAGAAGGCCAGGAGACGCTGGAATTGGAGAAGCACCAATTGTCAGTGATAATAAGTTCAATCGATACGATATTGAGAATCCTAACTTCAGTACATCTGGGGAATATTCATTCTTTGGTGGAACACTTCGTACGGTCACTGGAGTTCGTTTGTCAAAACAAATCATCCGTAGATTTGATGGTGTGAACAATAATGCGTATTTAGGACCTGCTGACGGTATCCTTGGCCTTCTGGATGTAGATAGAACATTTGCTACTCCTCAAGGTGAGACAAAACTGACTCGTGATGAGAAAGATGGAAAGGTACGTGGGATTAATGGTGGTTACACTAACACAATTCGTGCCGGTATCGTATATGACACCCGCGATTTTGAACCAGATCCGAACCGCGGTTTATTCTTAGAATACACTCACGAAAGGTCTACAAAAGCAATTGGATCAACTTCTGAGTTTAATAAAAACTTGGTCTCAGGACGTATTTTCTTAAGCCCTGTTACTTGGTTCACAAACAAACCTCCTGAACTTTTAGAAAAATTTGTTCTAGCTGCTCGTGGGACGATGGTTCAAACCAACGGTGACGCTCCATTTTACGAATACCGTAATATGTGGGGAACGGAAGTGAACCAATCTGGTCTTGGTGGTAGAACTACAATTAGAGGTTACAAACAAGATCGTTTTGTGGGCCAAACAATGGCTTATGCAAACTTTGAAATTCGTTGGAAATTTGCGGAAGCAGAGTTTGCTGGACAACATTTTGACTTTCAATTGGTTCCTTTTTATGATGTTGGACGTGTTTGGGACAGAACACAAGATGCTAATTTAAAGAACTACAAACATTCAAGGGGTATTGGTCTTAGAATTCCTTGGAACCAAGCAACTGTTATCTACTTTGATCATGCGATCTCAAGTGAAGATAGACAAACATTTATTAACTTTAACCATATATTCTAAGGAGCTATTTAAAATTATGAAAAAATTTCATTACTGTTTTGCTCTTTTGGCTTTGTTATTCTCCATCAACTGTGAAATGAAACCAGTAGACGATGTTTTTGGATTAAGCCCAGAAGAAACCAACCAACTATTTGCTGGACTCATTGCGAACCAAAGTTTGCGTGATAATGGAAATGGTACTGTCACAGACACGTTATCCAATTTGATTTGGCAAAAATGTTCACATGGTCAAGTATACCGCGCTGGAAATAACGATTGTTTGGGTGCACCACAAGGTTCTGTTTACAATCCATACGACTCGAATCGTGCGGGAGCAATCCAAGTTGCCTTTTGTGATTCTAAAACACATGCTTGCAATTCGATTCAATTTCCTCAGGTGATCCAAGGATTTTCTTCCATTTCGATCTTGGGAACGAGTGAATTGTATGCTGCATGCCAAAATAGCAACTTTTTAGGTGCAACTTGGCGAGTTCCAACTCCCATTGAATACCAAAGGTTGGTTATCCCTGGTCGTGCTGCAACTTTGCAATTTTTCCCATCGATTCAGGAAGAAGACTATTGGACTGCATGGTCAAACCAGGATGACTTACCTGGAGAAACAGCATTTGCCATTTCCTTTGACCGCCAATCTTATGGAGTACAACGTTCTGTTGTCAAAACCCAACGGAATTATGTCCGTTGTGTCCGACAAGGGCCGTAATCCATCTAATTTCCTTCCACTCTCCTAATCCAATTAGGAGAGTTTTTGCTTTCCAAAATTTCATTTTCGTACTAATCTTTTCTTAATACAAACCGAAGTACCCATTAGGTGGTAAGGTTTCCATGAGAATAGATGATTCCTCATTCAGTCGTATGAATGTAGATCTCCAACGAGATCGTAGGGTGAACTATGTCGGCCATGGTAGATTAGAAAGTGCACCAGAATCTCTCTCTGCATTGCATGTCATTTCGCATGAACTCGGCCATGCACAAGAATTTAAAAATGAAGCGTTTCGCGAAGGAAGGGAAATCCAAACCCTCCAAGTAAAAATCAATTATGAATTACGAGATGGTCGCATGGTTGCCGTTAGTGGAGAAACTCACGCGGTCACAAAAGGAAATTCCAAACAAGAAGAAGATCCAAGTTTAAAACCATATTCTGATGGAAAATCAGCGCAAGATTTATTCCAACAAAAAGTCGAAGAAGAGAAAGAATCGAAAGATAATTCTTTGGAGGGGAAGGATCGGAATCATCCAAAAGAAATTCAAAGACGAAGTTATGAAAAGAATTTGGAATCAAAAATCAAAGAATTAGAAACACGATTGGAATCGGAAAAGAGTAAAAAAACATCGGATGCAACTTCATCAGAGCGCCAAAAAGAACTAGAGTCAGAAAAAAAACGCTTGGAAGAAGAAGTTAGAATGATTCGTATCAAAGAACAATTAAAGGAAACGTTTGCTCTCCTAACTGATTTTAGAAAAATGATGGCTTCGAATGTATTTGGTATGTTGAATGCACAAATGGATTCACGTTATGGTTCCACCTTAGATACATTTGTTTGAATTCCAAGTGTTTCTATAATAAACTCTCGTAATTCACCAATCCCCCTCCCTGTCGTAGCTGAAATATAAAATACACGAAAGGGTATTCCAATTTCATTCATAGCATCTTCCATTTCCGTTCGAACTTTGTGTTGGCCACTTTGATTTAATTTATCAATTTTTGTTCGTATCACAACTGGTTTGATTTTTTTTTCCATTGCAACTTCAATTGTAGATAATTCTTCTTCTGGAAATTCTCGTTGTGAATCACAAAGGATAAATAAAATTTTTAATTGTTTCCAAGAATTTAAAAAACCCTCTAGAAGTTTCATCATCTCTTTATGTTCTTTATGTGATGCCTTTGAATAACCAAATCCTGGTAAGTCAATTAGGTTAAACCCAACTTTTGTTTTAAAAATATTGATGAGTTTTGTTTTACCTGGAGTTCTCGAAACTTTTGCGAGTCCACGATGATTGGATAATGCATTGAGTAAACTGGATTTTCCTGAGTTTGATCTTCCCATAAATGCAATGGATTGAACAGAATCTAAATCTTCCTTTTCATCCAATTTGGCAATGGAAGTGAAAAATTTGGTTTCAGGAAACGGAATTTCTTTTGAATATTTATGCATCTAGATCACCTTTCCAGATAGATTCGTTTGGGATAATTCTTTTCATTTTTGGAAAAGAGAGAAAATAAAATTTGGATCGGCTCATTTTCGAAATAAAGGATAGGAATAAAGGTTCTTAGGAAAAAAGGAATTCCATTCTCTCGCATACATTCCGAAATTTCCTTATTTCCAGAACGAATTTGAATTTTTTGACCATGGTGCCAAGATCCAAGAGAATACCTTTCCTCTGGATCATTGATTTTAAACTGATTTTGGTTCCAATCGATGATGAGGACATTCCCATCTCGGTAAGAGATTGCTTTTTTAAATGCAGGTGATTTTTTATCAATAATGAAAAGATCACCAAACTTTGATTTGTAAAGATAACAATTTTTATTTTCTAAAAATGCTCTTTCTCCCTCAGACTGTAAGTGGAAATTCTCAAAACCAGATTTGTATAATGGATACATTCCCATTAGTTTTAAATGAAAATCGATTAAATCTTTTTTGGATGTTAGATTTAAACTCATCCAAGTTTCATGAGGGATTCGAAATAAATGTGGAAAAAAATTTGTTTTTGGATTTCTTGATCCTTCAAATTGTAAATTGAGTTGGGACCTATCATGAAAATTCCAATATGTTTTATTAAAATTCCATTTTTCTTTTTCTAAGATGGGCAATAATTCCATTCGGATTCGATTTCGTTTGTAAATAGGATCAGCATTGGAGTTATCTTCAAAAATTCGTAGATTCAAAGATACAAATTGGTATAGATCATTTAATTCGTGATCTTCCAGAAAAACTAAAGGTAAAAATCTTTCCCCATCGAAGGGTGGAAGTGTATAAAAGGACTTTTTCCCTCCACCGCGAGTGAGATGTAAAAATATAGATTCGGTATAATCTCTACAATGATGACCAGTTAGGAAAACAGATGGATTTTTTTTGTTAATTTTTTTAAGTTCATGGTAACGTACAAGCCTACCAGTCTCTTCTAAACCTTTTTTAAGTTTTGTTGCTAGTTTTGGGATTTTTTTTTTACAAAGTAAAAAGGAAAACCAAAACTTTCTAAATATTGGACTAATTCATTTTCTTCATTTGTGATTTCCCGGATTCCATGGGAAAGGTAAAAAAGATGAGGGGTTTCAATCTGGTATTTTTCTTTTAAGTATTTTAGAAATAAGAGGAGGATACTTGAATCTTTCCCACCAGAATAAGCTAGTAAAAACTTTGTTTTATTTTTTGCCCATTGCGTTGGTAACTGGTTCCCCATCCGCTTGAGCATCGATTCAAAATGGGTGGATATCGAAATTGGGATTTCGGGAATCATATTTTTCTCACTGCCACCATTGTGATATCATCGTGTTGTTCCTGTTCTTTGACAAATTCTTTTAGATCCAAATAGATATTCTCTAAGATCTTTTTTGGCTCAAAATTGATATTGGAAAGAAAACTGTTTTCTAAACTTAGTTCTCCGAATTGTTTTTCTGTTGCATTCAGAGCTTCTGTAACTCCATCCGTATAAAGTAAAATGGTATCTCCGGCTCGAAACAATAATTTTGACTCATTTTTGAATTCTGAGATATCTGGACGAATTCCTAAAATGACACCGCCAGTTTCGATGGAATGTAAGGAATTAGAACTCACTTGGTAGTGATAAAAGTTTCCATGCCCTGCACCAGATACTTCAACTTCATCGGAAATTAAATTCCAACGAATTAGAATCATACTCATAAAACGTGGAGTGATGGCTTCTTTGTAACTAGTATAGAGGTAATTGTTGATATCGTTTAAAATCTCCCAAGGTGAATCTTTTACTCGGACAAGTGAATGGAGTATGGTTCGAACAGTAGCCATCACTAGGCCTGCAGCGACACCTTTACCACTAACATCTCCAATACATACGAATAATTCATTTCGATTTGGTGATAAAATAAAATCATAATAATCACCTCCAATTCCACGAGCTGGAACCATCAAACCACCAAAAGAAAATCCTTCTGCTTCTGGTGTGTTTCTTGGGAGAAGGTTACTCTGGATTTCTTTTGCAATCTCAATTTCTTTTTCTAACCTTTCTTTGTTAGAAAGATTTTGATAAAGATTGGAGTTTTCCATTGTGATTCTTGCGAGTGATACAAAGGCATTTAACGCTTCAATTTCTTCGTGTGGAAATCGACTTTCCTGTTTTGCCAATATAAAAATACAAATAGTTTCATTCTCTAATTTCACTGGAACGATTATCACTTCTTTACCGGTGATGTCCATTTTTCTGAAGATAGAAATTTCGGCAGGATCTATCGTTACAATTTCTTTAGTTTGGATGATTGATTGGAGTTCTTCGGTATCAATTGTTTCGGTATGTGTTTTTAATTCAAAATTTTCCAAATCACGATATACTTTAAATACCTTTGCTTTGGAAACATTGATGGGGATCTCAATCAAACAAGACAAGGAAGAATCAACAATTCCTGATAATGTTAAAAGGATCATACGTATCATTTCGTTATGATTGTTTAAATACAACTGACTCAAAGTAAGTGCTGCGGTATGTAAACTTCGGAAATTTTTGGATTGATTTTTTGATTTTGAAAATAATAAGGAATTTCTTAAAGAAACGGCAAATTGACCAACGACAATTTTTAGAATCTCTTCATCTTCGATATAATCTAAATTATCTTCTTCATCATAATCGATTGTAATCATTCCAACAGCAATGTTGGCATATAATATTGGCAAAACTAACTGTGATTTTGTGCCAGTCAATTTTGAATAAAAGGAATAAAACGGATGGAGTTGGTCACTAAATTTGTAAAAACATGGCTCACGTTTTGCCATTGCTTCGATTAAAATTCCATAACTCAAATCATAGTCGAGAGTGATACGTTTGATGACTCGTTCTAAATGTTTTTGTTTAGAATAATAATGGGCAAGTTTTATTTCACCTAACTCTAAATTTGTGATAAAGATAGCGATTTTATCTTTTTTGAGGCGATCCGAAATGAGTTCGCTAAAACGAAACATCAAATCTTCCAGACCAAGTGCCGAATTAAAGAGGGATAGGTTTTCTAAAAGGAATTCTGTTTTTTCATCAGAATTGAGTATGTTTCTCCCAACCCTTGGGATTTTACGTTTTTCTAATATCCATTCTCTTTGGCAAGTTTGGCAGAAAAAACGGC
The sequence above is a segment of the Leptospira sp. WS39.C2 genome. Coding sequences within it:
- a CDS encoding LTA synthase family protein → MVKLFFKPRFSDRIFLTYISFGFLTLFLHRLLFFLVYSYRLENINTLLILKAFLIGFRFDLVTISITLVGFYILSIWEFASRYQFLKNLWTITPLILYPFCVLHLFVDLLYFENANKHIGYEAIVFLGDLDVLVSSVWSEAPFKILSFILVILLYVMGIRYWYLKKKIGYQGNETEPTRYTLSKSILWILFFFIGLRGGPQESPLRASEAIISDDALINQIALNGIYTTINDFKSQSIPKHLKMSETDMLSLVKEEIQFQGSVFLNDPDFPLLRKINETPGKKPTNIVLVIQESWTGKFVWPMSDGYFLGKEVTPYYNQLAKKGHSFKKFYANGGRTSNALLSVLTSIPDRPGLTAIRTPQILSNFSAIGNIFSELGYETGFITGDDLKFDSLATILPHFGFKTLIGKEDFRKDGKYKIGAWGYDDEHLYSKALETMDTYEKGNKPFLMTILTMTTHYPYKVPDKKFEIYDQSVTDFDYLNTYHYSDAALEVFMKEIQKRKYYEDTLFVFVGDHTHHRYLSYFEDRMVPFLLYAPKYIKPKLDERIASQLDVLPTILGVIGKKTYFSGFGKNLLAPNVKSGSTYFAYGSACGWIDEEKILYQSVDGDTQFIFQMVPPYAEDPVCNPNRTNCTKQTLKAKAFFNLSLDLMNRNSVYPLEGSLRYSRK
- a CDS encoding acetyl/propionyl/methylcrotonyl-CoA carboxylase subunit alpha, whose translation is MKPIQKILIANRGEIAVRVIRTAKKMGIKTVAVYSDPDSQSLFVLSADEAYPLGGTDARSSYLNVDKVIEACLTTGADAVHPGYGFLSENTVFAKKLEEHGIRFIGPKPHSIEAMGDKIGSRILVAKSGVPVVPGYEGESQEMAVFKKEAEKIGYPVMAKASAGGGGKGMRRINSPEELEAGILSAKREAMSAFGDDRILLEKYIVNPRHVEFQIFGDTKGNIIHLHERDCSLQRRHQKVVEETPAPNFSPELKLKMANAAVMAGKSVQYEGAGTVEFILGETGEFYFLEMNTRLQVEHPVTEMTTGLDLVEWQIRVCQGEPLPILQPPPQNGHAIEVRIYAEDPKEGFLPSIGKIHHLSFPTREDLRIDSGVVTGSEITMFYDPMIAKLIVWGEDRQTAIQRLIEYLSETIVFGPKTNLQFLQKLVSTEDFSQGKVSTHFIADNEVELLKETTKDELKFALAGLFFSSTQTIDPWKV
- a CDS encoding acetyl-CoA carboxylase biotin carboxyl carrier protein subunit, which translates into the protein MDFLFESKSKPTSVYVSGNQIRVRMGNQYYQFDGTTLVEGWKQKDQNLPSVQMKDGSILKFLKIRNEIFFHWKGETWNTKLTERSYEIAGQTSPEIKSPMPGKVVQISTSIGSEHSVGETLLILEAMKMENAIKAPYPCRVEEIRKQQGELVQQDEVLLILHRIEAEKT
- a CDS encoding DUF5982 domain-containing protein; this encodes MYNSILRSFILLLFFSLVSGVSAQDRQPRTDLPFEISEKKRLSERDFKNKKEGSYFTGLPLINSDPNVGIGYGARVLFFYNGTRTSPLFEYTPYRVRIFAQYFNTTKRAPYHQLSLDAPYIFDTKWRLRADLVYERNPNSLYFGIGEGTLQPLSYLERNDPNGRIRRNAPFSDYEDNLSFRRPGDAGIGEAPIVSDNKFNRYDIENPNFSTSGEYSFFGGTLRTVTGVRLSKQIIRRFDGVNNNAYLGPADGILGLLDVDRTFATPQGETKLTRDEKDGKVRGINGGYTNTIRAGIVYDTRDFEPDPNRGLFLEYTHERSTKAIGSTSEFNKNLVSGRIFLSPVTWFTNKPPELLEKFVLAARGTMVQTNGDAPFYEYRNMWGTEVNQSGLGGRTTIRGYKQDRFVGQTMAYANFEIRWKFAEAEFAGQHFDFQLVPFYDVGRVWDRTQDANLKNYKHSRGIGLRIPWNQATVIYFDHAISSEDRQTFINFNHIF
- a CDS encoding DUF1566 domain-containing protein, producing MKKFHYCFALLALLFSINCEMKPVDDVFGLSPEETNQLFAGLIANQSLRDNGNGTVTDTLSNLIWQKCSHGQVYRAGNNDCLGAPQGSVYNPYDSNRAGAIQVAFCDSKTHACNSIQFPQVIQGFSSISILGTSELYAACQNSNFLGATWRVPTPIEYQRLVIPGRAATLQFFPSIQEEDYWTAWSNQDDLPGETAFAISFDRQSYGVQRSVVKTQRNYVRCVRQGP
- the yihA gene encoding ribosome biogenesis GTP-binding protein YihA/YsxC codes for the protein MHKYSKEIPFPETKFFTSIAKLDEKEDLDSVQSIAFMGRSNSGKSSLLNALSNHRGLAKVSRTPGKTKLINIFKTKVGFNLIDLPGFGYSKASHKEHKEMMKLLEGFLNSWKQLKILFILCDSQREFPEEELSTIEVAMEKKIKPVVIRTKIDKLNQSGQHKVRTEMEDAMNEIGIPFRVFYISATTGRGIGELREFIIETLGIQTNVSKVEP
- a CDS encoding ATP-binding protein, with protein sequence MSPIFRKFWFSFLLCKKKIPKLATKLKKGLEETGRLVRYHELKKINKKNPSVFLTGHHCRDYTESIFLHLTRGGGKKSFYTLPPFDGERFLPLVFLEDHELNDLYQFVSLNLRIFEDNSNADPIYKRNRIRMELLPILEKEKWNFNKTYWNFHDRSQLNLQFEGSRNPKTNFFPHLFRIPHETWMSLNLTSKKDLIDFHLKLMGMYPLYKSGFENFHLQSEGERAFLENKNCYLYKSKFGDLFIIDKKSPAFKKAISYRDGNVLIIDWNQNQFKINDPEERYSLGSWHHGQKIQIRSGNKEISECMRENGIPFFLRTFIPILYFENEPIQILFSLFSKNEKNYPKRIYLER
- a CDS encoding ATP-binding protein — protein: MIPEIPISISTHFESMLKRMGNQLPTQWAKNKTKFLLAYSGGKDSSILLLFLKYLKEKYQIETPHLFYLSHGIREITNEENELVQYLESFGFPFYFVKKKSQN
- a CDS encoding SpoIIE family protein phosphatase, yielding MNEETDFERICLLCTEPRVPSGLTKAGRFFCQTCQREWILEKRKIPRVGRNILNSDEKTEFLLENLSLFNSALGLEDLMFRFSELISDRLKKDKIAIFITNLELGEIKLAHYYSKQKHLERVIKRITLDYDLSYGILIEAMAKREPCFYKFSDQLHPFYSFYSKLTGTKSQLVLPILYANIAVGMITIDYDEEDNLDYIEDEEILKIVVGQFAVSLRNSLLFSKSKNQSKNFRSLHTAALTLSQLYLNNHNEMIRMILLTLSGIVDSSLSCLIEIPINVSKAKVFKVYRDLENFELKTHTETIDTEELQSIIQTKEIVTIDPAEISIFRKMDITGKEVIIVPVKLENETICIFILAKQESRFPHEEIEALNAFVSLARITMENSNLYQNLSNKERLEKEIEIAKEIQSNLLPRNTPEAEGFSFGGLMVPARGIGGDYYDFILSPNRNELFVCIGDVSGKGVAAGLVMATVRTILHSLVRVKDSPWEILNDINNYLYTSYKEAITPRFMSMILIRWNLISDEVEVSGAGHGNFYHYQVSSNSLHSIETGGVILGIRPDISEFKNESKLLFRAGDTILLYTDGVTEALNATEKQFGELSLENSFLSNINFEPKKILENIYLDLKEFVKEQEQHDDITMVAVRKI